A genome region from Camelina sativa cultivar DH55 chromosome 10, Cs, whole genome shotgun sequence includes the following:
- the LOC104719684 gene encoding phenolic glucoside malonyltransferase 1-like, which produces MVSPSLNIIEVARVTPSNSDSSESLTLPLTFFDLFWFKLHPVERVIFYRLTEATRHFFDAVIVPNLKTSLSSSLSHYLPLTGKLVWEQLDTKPSIVYSPNDAVSFTIAESNADFSRFTGNEPYPTTELYTFVPELRVSDDSASVVSFQVTLFPNQGFCIGLKAHHAVLDGKTTTMFLKSWAHACKNQDSSLPEDLIPNYDRTVIKSPTDMDTEVLNIWHSRAKMFTGGKEPENPKSLKLMWSPEIGPDVIRYTLNLTKEDIQKLRDKLKRESSVSSSPKELRLSTFVTVYSYVLTCMIKARGGDPNRPVGYVFAVDLRSLMVPPVPSSYFGNCVASCFKLQLKAETFISEKGFLAAARMVSDSVEALDESIAWRFPELLRSLMTLPQGAQVLTVAGSTRFGVYGLDFGWGKPEKVAVVSIDQGEAISLAESRDGNGGVEVGFSLKKHEMAVLIDLLHNGLKD; this is translated from the coding sequence ATGGTTTCACCATCACTTAACATCATCGAGGTGGCACGAGTCACCCCTTCAAACTCCGACTCGTCCGAGTCACTCACTCTTCCTCTCACCTTCTTCGACCTTTTCTGGTTCAAGCTCCATCCAGTCGAACGAGTCATCTTCTATCGACTCACCGAAGCAACTCGACATTTCTTCGACGCAGTCATCGTCCCCAACCTCAAAACCTCTCTCTCCTCGTCCCTCTCTCACTATCTCCCCCTCACCGGCAAACTCGTCTGGGAACAACTTGACACCAAACCAAGCATCGTCTACTCTCCAAACGACGCCGTTTCATTCACCATCGCCGAGTCAAACGCCGATTTCTCACGTTTCACCGGCAACGAACCATACCCCACCACCGAGCTATACACGTTCGTCCCCGAGTTACGTGTCTCCGACGACTCAGCCTCCGTCGTGTCGTTTCAAGTCACGTTATTTCCAAACCAAGGGTTTTGCATCGGCCTAAAAGCACACCATGCCGTTTTAGATGGAAAAACAACAACCATGTTTCTCAAATCTTGGGCGCACGCATGTAAAAATCAAGATTCTTCTCTACCGGAGGATCTAATCCCAAATTATGATCGTACGGTTATAAAAAGCCCGACGGATATGGATACAGAGGTCTTGAACATTTGGCACTCAAGAGCCAAAATGTTCACCGGCGGTAAAGAACCAGAAAATCCCAAGAGTTTAAAGCTCATGTGGTCGCCGGAGATTGGTCCTGACGTCATTCGATACACTCTCAATCTCACTAAAGAAGATATTCAAAAGCTCAGAGATAAACTTAAGAGAGAATCCTCTGTTTCATCATCACCAAAGGAACTTCGCTTATCGACGTTTGTGACTGTTTACTCATATGTTTTGACGTGTATGATCAAAGCTCGAGGCGGTGATCCGAATAGACCGGTGGGGTACGTATTCGCGGTGGATTTACGAAGTCTCATGGTTCCACCGGTGCCGTCGAGTTATTTCGGCAATTGTGTCGCTTCTTGTTTTAAATTGCAGTTAAAGGCAGAGACTTTTATTAGTGAAAAAGGGTTTTTAGCAGCTGCGAGAATGGTTAGTGATTCGGTTGAGGCATTGGATGAGAGTATAGCATGGAGATTCCCCGAGCTTTTAAGGTCTTTGATGACTCTTCCACAAGGAGCACAGGTTCTGACTGTTGCGGGATCGACCCGATTTGGAGTATACGGGTTGGATTTCGGGTGGGGCAAACCAGAGAAAGTGGCGGTTGTGTCGATTGATCAAGGCGAAGCGATTTCCTTGGCGGAGAGTAGAGATGGAAATGGCGGTGTGGAGGTTGGCTTCTCGCTCAAGAAACATGAAATGGCTGTTCTCATTGACTTGCTTCATAACGGCCTCaaagattaa
- the LOC109126943 gene encoding uncharacterized protein LOC109126943 yields MFSKMNLVTLISLLLISPLCSSGFGFKEGHGIEIAHTNQYSVNNVEESISNMMDYPEPGPNPTHDPTKPGYGYPPPPPRAQ; encoded by the exons atgttttcaaagaTGAATCTAGTGACTCTTATATCGCTCTTGCTCATTTCTCCATTGTGTTCTTCAG GATTTGGGTTTAAAGAGGGCCATGGAATTGAAATTGCTCACACCAACCAATATTCTGTAAACAAT GTTGAAGAGAGTATTTCGAATATGATGGATTATCCGGAACCAGGCCCAAACCCAACACACGATCCGACAAAACCTGGTTATGGTTATCCTCCGCCACCGCCACGGGC